The genomic window TAGCGGTGGGGGCGCTCGGTCAGAAAGCGCTGGATGGGCCCGTCAATGCCGCTGCCAATGATGCTGTGGTGCGGGCCAGTGAAGCCCGCGTCGGTCTGATAGGCGGTGCCGCCCTTCAGAATCCGGGTGTCGGCGGTGGGCACATGGGTGTGGGTGCCAATCACGGCCGCCACCCGCCCGGCGAGGTGCCAGCCCATCGCCTGCTTTTCGCTGGTGGCTTCGGCGTGAAAGTCCACGAACACCGTGCCCAGGTCGTCGCGCTCCAGCAGTTCGTCCATGGCGCGGAACGGGTTGGCCATGGCCTCCATGAACACCCGGCCCAGCAGGTTGACCACCGTGAGTTTCTGGGGGCCCGCCGCCGTTTTCACCGTAAAGGTGCGCCAGCCCACGCCGGGCGTGCCGGGGTCGCTGTAGTTCAGGGGCCGCACGATGGGATAGGTGCCCTCGTCCTGCAGCATCACGTACACGTCTTTGTGGTGCCACGCGTGGTTGCCCAGGGTGATGCAGTGCACGCCCGCCTTCAGCGCCGCGTCGGCGGCCTCGCGGTGCAGGCCAAAGCCCCCGGCGGCATTTTCCATGTTCACAATCACGAAATCAGCCTGACCGCGCAGGGTGGGCAGGTGGGCGCCCAGCACCCGCCTGC from Deinococcus multiflagellatus includes these protein-coding regions:
- a CDS encoding TIGR00282 family metallophosphoesterase, with the translated sequence MRVLFIGDVFGQPGRRVLGAHLPTLRGQADFVIVNMENAAGGFGLHREAADAALKAGVHCITLGNHAWHHKDVYVMLQDEGTYPIVRPLNYSDPGTPGVGWRTFTVKTAAGPQKLTVVNLLGRVFMEAMANPFRAMDELLERDDLGTVFVDFHAEATSEKQAMGWHLAGRVAAVIGTHTHVPTADTRILKGGTAYQTDAGFTGPHHSIIGSGIDGPIQRFLTERPHRYGVAEGGGAELNGVFVQIEGGRATGIERYRYVEEG